The nucleotide sequence GAAACCTCGCGCGGGTTCACCGAACCAGCGGGTCAGAATCTTCTGTCCTTCTGCCAGTCGCCAGTCCGTTTCGGCGTCGTCCAGCCCATTCATCTCGTCCTTGCCATCGGCAATGCGTGAGACCCAGCCGCTTCCCTTGCGACGAAAATGCTCAAACCCGTGCAGCTGGATGTTGCCGTATTCTGCTTTCACGCGTTCCAGGAATGGCCGGTCTTTTTCTGTCAGTTCCTCCCCATCCCAGCAGGGCACCACGGCGGCTGACATTTGATTTCCGATCAGCGGCGCCAGCGTGGAAGTGAATTGAGCCACGTGCCGCTCGTAAATCGGGGCCACATCGTGCAGCATCACGCAAAAGACGCGAGAATAGTCGAGAGTGATTGGTTCGCTCATCATTCCTGCCAGATCGCGGGATGAATTGTCGGTCGTTGACCCGATGACGCCGACGGTGCCGTTGGATTCCCTCTGAATTCGACTGGGGCGGGCTGGCGATTGAGTCGCTACCGAAAAGAATCCGACGAGACACAGAAATAGAGGACCGCAGACTGTACCTTTGATAAGGAGGGAGCATCTGCTGCAGCAGGTCCATCGAGATCGACCACCCCATCCGTCGCATCCCTGCAACGGATTCATAGCGGGATCGGAAGGCGAGGCAACGTGACTCCCGGATCGCGGTCGGTCCGGGCGCCGCAGGGGCGAAATTCCAGGGCGATACGGACAACAGCAGGTCAGAAATTTGGGTCAGGGGATTGGATGACCCGCAAAAACGAACTTTTTCGGGGTATCGGAGGTATTATTGCTAGAGCGATCTTCTTGAGGGAGTCGCGCTGGCCCGGGGCTGCGGATGGAGCCTCCACTGAGCCAGTGTTCGGTGGGGAGAGACGGCGGAGAATTGCTTCAGCGGAATCGGTTGAAACGAGTGCAGCAATTGAATGGACCTATGCGACGGAGTAGATTGGACTTTGGTGAACGGGGAAGAGGAAGCGGGACTTTTCTTCCAGATTGCTGACTTCGCGACGAGATACGTCAATACAGGAGCTGCTCGTGAGCACAAATGCATCACAGCCTGAAGTTTTTGAAATGCAGGTCGAGAGCACTCGGATTCCTCGTTCGCTGCTGCTGGCGTGTCTCATCAGTCTGGCTCTGCATGTCGCTTTTCTGGGAACTTTGGGGCTGATTAAGCTCGCTCAAAAAGTTGACCTGATGTCGACCATCACCACCGTCATGGATCAGGAAGACGACGATCCTCTGCAGCATAAATTCGATACTGCGATGAGCGAACAAGTCGGGAACGAAGGGGATGCCAACACCTTCTCGGCATCGCAAGAGGCCTCGACGGTCCTGTCAAAAGATGCCCAGGTTGAAATTGAAAAGACAGTCGATTCCAACTTCACCGTCGCCACACCTGTGGTGGACGAACTTCCGCAACCCGCCAAGTCGGACGTGCTGGCGGCAGTGGCTACCTCAGGCGCGACCGAACATGTGGGGGGAGTTGAAGGGGCGATCGACCGTCTCTCGTGGGAGATTGCGAACTCCCTGCGCGAAAAGAAAACGCTGGTAGTGTGGCTGTTCGACGTTTCTCCATCCCTGTCTGGGCGGCGAGCCCAGATCGCGGACCGTGTCGAGAATGTTTATAAGCAATTGACCCAGCTTGATGTCGGAGCGGATACGGCGCTCCGCAGCGCTGTGGCG is from Schlesneria sp. DSM 10557 and encodes:
- a CDS encoding DUF2334 domain-containing protein; amino-acid sequence: MMSEPITLDYSRVFCVMLHDVAPIYERHVAQFTSTLAPLIGNQMSAAVVPCWDGEELTEKDRPFLERVKAEYGNIQLHGFEHFRRKGSGWVSRIADGKDEMNGLDDAETDWRLAEGQKILTRWFGEPARGFIAPTYNIGLATPERLARFGMHYTVGYKRVITSDGQQLPLSSWIWDVSPIRFLCRLGYRYGQLQYRFRRQACPCVVLHPLDLDRGFLPQIERTVTRLLRAGRQPILLESLGLGQPLQPKATAV